Sequence from the Deinococcus reticulitermitis genome:
GCGCGTGAGCAGCGCTGCCACCACCCCGCGCGTGAGCCTGCCGGTGGGCTGGTCCTGCTTCTGCACGATGTCTACGGTGAGGCCGGGGCGAATCTGGGTGCGGGAAGGGGGCATAGGGAAAGTTTGGCAGAGTGGGGGAATGAGCAAAGGCGTCCGCATCCATGCCACGCTGCCGCCTGAATTGGTCGCCTATTTGGACGAGTACCGGAGGAAACACAGTCTGAAGTCACGCAGTGCGGCGCTGGCTGCAGCGGTTCGCGCATTGCGTGACTGCGAGTTGGAAGAGGCTTACCGGAAACTGGGCGAAGGGTAGCGGCAAGGGCTGGAGAGCGAGTGAAGCTCATCCGGCGCGGCGATATCGTTAGCAACAACGCCAACAAACTGGGTGCTCATCTACTGATGACCGTGCCGCTCACGAGCAACGTAGAGCGCGTGTACGTCACCAATCTGGTGCTGCCCAACCAGCGCACGGGCCTAGACCACGACAGCGAAGCCCAGGTAGAGGCGATGCGCGCCGCCCATGCCAGCCGCCTGATCAAGCGCCTGGGCTACGTACCAGATGATTTAATGGGCGAGCTGGACGGCGAAATCAGGATGCACTTGGGGGTGTGACCGCTCCATGTATGCTGGCGATGCATGAGGGTAGGGTAGAAATATCAAGGGCATTGGCTCCATTCAGTATGAGATTAGGCATTGGCCTTGTTAGGAGAAATGATGGAAAGATTGCAGGTTAAAGGGTTTGCAGGGATTAGTAATGCAGATATTCAGATAAAGCAATTTACAATTTTTATTGGTCATCAAGCTTCTGGTAAAAGTATTTGCGCAAAGCTGATCTATTATTTCCGTCAAATATTATCTAACATGGCATTAGATGTGTCTAGTGGATCAAGTAGGACTGACATAAAAAAGAAACATAGAATTGACTTTGCTAGATACTTTCCGGAAGTAGCATGGGGTAGGGAGGCATTTGAGATATCCTATTGTTTATATGATTTTAGGGTGAGTATAAAGTCGAAAATGAATAAGAACAGGAATAGTATAACTATAACATATTCGGAAGCATATGACAAAATGCTTGAATCGCTGAGAAGAGAAGTAAAAAAATATCAAGATGACGAGATTGAGGGATTTTTCAGAGTTATTGGTGTTGATGGTGAGGAAAGATATATTGATGTTTCGCCAAATAACTTGATGAGAGAGCTTGCAAAAAAAATATTACACGAGGACTATTCAAACACAAATTATTTCGTTCCTGCTGGAAGAAGT
This genomic interval carries:
- a CDS encoding YwbE family protein, whose protein sequence is MPPSRTQIRPGLTVDIVQKQDQPTGRLTRGVVAALLTRSPSHPHGIKVRLTTGQVGRVQAVVGEGNPGV
- a CDS encoding type II toxin-antitoxin system PemK/MazF family toxin, whose amino-acid sequence is MKLIRRGDIVSNNANKLGAHLLMTVPLTSNVERVYVTNLVLPNQRTGLDHDSEAQVEAMRAAHASRLIKRLGYVPDDLMGELDGEIRMHLGV
- a CDS encoding AAA family ATPase, yielding MERLQVKGFAGISNADIQIKQFTIFIGHQASGKSICAKLIYYFRQILSNMALDVSSGSSRTDIKKKHRIDFARYFPEVAWGREAFEISYCLYDFRVSIKSKMNKNRNSITITYSEAYDKMLESLRREVKKYQDDEIEGFFRVIGVDGEERYIDVSPNNLMRELAKKILHEDYSNTNYFVPAGRSFFQH